TGACTGTTGAATTGCTTGtgagaaaaagcaaaagaaactcAGATATATACAAACTGGCATGTACTAACCTTTATGTATGTATGACTTAGGTGGggggagagagaagagtgtAGTGCTCTGGAAGTGGTAAGATGATATCTGCTATGGTGGATATGTGAAGGTTAGATGTTTGAATTCTGAGAGTGTGGTTTAGCTGAGAACTCCTCCATGGGCATGGGCTTAGTTTTCTGTGGTTGAGTTGGGGGGAGGCTTTGGATATTTTTTTCGCAATAACAGAGACAACAAGGAATAATATAGTGTCTAGTGTACAAGTGTACGCCGTCGTTTTAGCATTcccaatttaaattttagaattaaaatgcACAAACTCGTTTGTCTTCTCATCTTATACTCATAATTCCTcgtaattaattaaaaaattgtgtatattgaatatataaaatatatatatataattgtgtacattctgaaaaaaaaaaaaaatgtgtatgtTGAATGAgcataattgaaaatttgtgcATGTAGAGGAACAAAAATTGGTTGCAAACCCTAAATAGGCAAAAAGTTGATATGATATGTTtgatacaattaatttgtagaaaGTGGGGTTCTGAGATCAACTTGCACACACTTTAATGGCCTAGTTTCATGTTCAAtcgtaaaaacaaaaaataatctaaaagaaataaaaagatttcAATGTTTATCTCTTCTTCAGGCTAATCTGAGGATGTTTAGTTCATATATTGTTTAAGTCTTGGTTATAGAATGTTGATACACagtatctctctctttctaattTGTCCTCCCTCATTCTAAAAGAATTCCTTTTCCTTATATATCTATTTAAGGTGCATCTCAGCCTTCCACTTGTATAGGTAGGGATCATCATTTGGACACTTGTCCTATCAGGGCTTTGCTAGAAGTGGTGGAACGTCCTGCAAGTTGTGAGGGCACTGTTCAGGGGCCATTCCGCCGTTAATGCGATCAGCTGAGTTGGTGCAATGTATTAAATACGAAGGTAATTGGTACTTTATCTGGgcatcttccttcttctttactTGCAcgtttcttccttcttcttttttggcattttgTCCCTCATTCTCAATGGTTTTTATAAAACCTTCCGAGGAACCCCGCTCTTCGGACTCCTCGGATGGTCGGCTTCCTCAGTTTCAACATTTGGTCTCTTACCGCCATACTGAATTAGAACCATTGGGAGGATGAGACTCCCTTTTCCTCGAGTCAAGCCTACTTGGTGCTAATTCGTGTTCGAACTCTACCCCTCCCACGCACATTCAATATTCAAAATTGTATTACATAGAATGTAcatgatttgaaaatttgtatttgttggTCGTACATAATTGTgtacattctttgaaaattcatatactttttgaatatataaaattgtttatttgcacaatttttcacatttaatgtatataattgaaaatttgtataCATTGGACATACAAAATTGTgtactttctttaaaaatttagtAGGTCAAATGTtcaaaattgtgtacattttgTGAAAAGTTGTGCACGTTGATTGtacataattgaaaattttggtatattaatatacaaaattgtatACATTCTTTGAATAAGTATGTCATTGAATGtacataattgaaaatttgtatacattaaaattatatgcattgaaattgtgtacattttttgaaaagttgtATAAGTCGAATGTACAAAACTGTGttcattatttgaaaatttgtatacgttgaatgtacaaaattatgtacattttaaaaaaaattgtatacttTGAATATGCAGTATCATGTATGGTATTTAAAATTTGTGTACATTAATTGTATAGAATTGTATaaattctttgaaaaactatGTGCATTAAATGTACAAAAATGAGAAACTAAGTACAttaaatatacataattatGTACATTAAgcaaaaaattgtgtttattgaatatagagattaaaaaatttacatatattgAACATACAAAATCAtgcattttatttgaaaaaaaaaaaaagtgtacattgaatttgaaaatttgtgtacTTTGAAAGTTTGAATATAAAGAATAGGGGAAAAATTGCAAACTAACACCAATCAccaaacaatttcattagttagcaacgtttccaaactatttaggaaactaacatctcgagtcaaATAGACTCGAGTTTATTGTAGCAACTCGAGAATGAAAGACTCAATTTCTACGAAAAtcaagtctctaaaactcgagttccatgaaaaaaccaagaaatcaaaaaacttttaagtcgtcttcttcttcttctggtcTCCCTCTTCTCCCTCtgaaacaacaaaaacacaacacaaacacaagcaaTAAATCAAAGTAGAAACCACATAAAGCAAGagatcaaaacaaaaaccacaaaCCCAAGCAGTGAATCTAGCGGCGAACCCACAAACCCAATGGCAAACCTAAGCAACAAACCCACATATCTAACGACAAACCAACGAACTTAGGCGGCGAAAACCATGTACTCTGGCGGTAAACCCAAGCAGCAAAACCCACGAACTCAAGCTTGGACTGAACCCACGAACGTGTGATTCCTTAGGCGAAGGTTTCGTTTTCCCTCTGTTTCTCTCATTTTCCTATGATTCCTTAGGTTGAGTTCTTagcaaaatcgagtctcttatGCTTGAGTTCTTTGCAAAATCGAGTTTTTTGGACACGAGATGCTAGTTCcttaaatagtttgaaaacttTGCTAATTAACGAAATTGTTTAAAGATTGGtgttagtttgtaatttttccATAGAGAATAGTGTTCATTAAATAAGCCATATATATCATGTCGTGTTAcctatttataattaaatactCATGAGCCGATATTACCCGACACAAATTGCATCCCTTGGATGGATTTTTAATTTAGACTCACAAATAATGGCTATCCTAGCAAATAACATAAGTCATGTTCTTCTCGTACCAATCAAAAAACAGaacagaaaaacaaacaaacagaaacGTACTAATTAAACCTTCCAAACACAGACCCCTAGCTAGCTAGCGCCTCTTCAGACTTCAGAGTTTAGAGGCAgctaaatcataaataaaatctCTGTGTTTGTCGCAGAACTCTGATTCTGTAACAATGGAAGGAGGTGTAAGAGAAAGCTCGGTGATACCAGACTCAGTGATGGACTCTGTGAACCGAACCTTAGCCAACGTAGAAGatgttcagacccatttgctcaaCTTCTTATCTCTCTACGACCCACATGTCCTCTCTCAAATGCCGCCTCTCCAACGGGCTCAGACTCTGCTCACGCTTGCCAAAGCCACCACTACCCTCTACACATGTACACCAactcctcctcttcctccttcaccttccctttttttttgtttgtgaatTCGCTTAAAGGTTTAATTTTTGGATTCtgtatttggtttttgttcttttacaGTGAGGTTGAGGTGTACTGGAGTTCACCCAGATGACCATCCAGTAAAATCAGAGCTTGTAGGTTTGCCCATACTGtgaatttgtgtttgttttttgtcaTGTGGGTATCTATGTTTTGAGGTCTTTGATGATGGGTATTGTGAATTTTTCTTTGACATTTGGGTGTGACTGTTTGGGTCTTTCTGACTTAGATTTTGATTAATGGGAATTGCTTCAAGCATGTGATTTTTGTTTAACTGCTGGTCTATACATGTGGGAGAGGACCAGCTCATTATTTGAAATTACAAGCTTTGCCTTTTGGTTTTGattgtttgaaaaatgattttttttttcactatccATGTATTGTAGGAAAGATTAAGTTTGTACGAGGACAAACTTGAAAGGCTCATAGACTTGAGTAAAGGtacatttttctctttaaaatctGCCATTTGCTGTTAATTTCTTGTCATAAAATGCAATCTTGAATGATGCTTCACCGCAATGGGacttctaatatatatatatatatgtatgtatgtatgtatagacacactcactcactcacacaCACGTTTATTATGCAGTGACAGTTTTAATCTTAATCATTGATACAAGGGATTTGTTTTAAGATGAAAAAGGAAAGTGACTGGGCTAGGTCatttaagatgcatagtatactGTTGCATGTTTTGGATTTGAATTCATTTTAGAAGTCATTTCCTACAAACATTATTTAACAGTTGTTTGTAGTTCATTTTCCTTTAAGATTGCTTGATTTAAAATTTGTCCTTGAAGCACCACTTCGACCTTCTGCTACGTTGAATTCTCAGGCAGCAACGCGCTTTATTGAGCATGCTTTGCCAGACCTTACCTCAGGTAGTTGGTCCTTTTCTAATTGTCATGTTCATGAATCTTTTTCCATCTTAAGATCTTTCCATTGAGAAGTTGCTCATTTTGTGCAGAGCAAAAGCAAAGTATGAGAAGTATTAGTAGAGGAGAGGGGCCAACCATTAAGTATCTTGAGAGGAGTgtccaaaagaagagaaagtatCAATCATCTGAAAAACAATCTGTTCAAACTGCTGCCAAGGAATTTCTGGAGAAGGCAGCCCGTGAACTTCTTGGTGATAATAAAGGTGGTTTAGTGGGACCTCTACAGGCTGAGGCTTTAGATGATGATGACATGCCTGTGAGCTAAATTTCCTGATTTATCCGGGTAGATTCTTAGTTTGAAgctctttttacatttttttcattgcCGTTGATATTTACAGTTGTCTTGATGTTCTTTGTGATATGTAACTTATGATCTCATCCCCCactcccaaaaaataaaaagaacctTCTGATGTTGGAAAGGGTTTTGAAAATCTTGTAATTACACACCCAAGTATACAGGAGCTATCCAACAACCTAAGACCTAAATTGCAAAGATCTAAGAATTCCTGAAAAGAAGAACATTTACCCCAAATGCTCCAGGCCAATTGTGAAGggatctaagaaagaagtacTATATCCCTTCGAACTACCTAGATTTACGTTCCTTCTAAATACACCACATAAGACAAAGAGGGATGGCTTTCCAGGTGTCCGCAATTGGATGGCCCTTAAAACCAGCTCTCCAACAAGGTGAGAGATCCTTCATCGTGTATGGTATGACTCAAGAATTTCCAAATAAAGAGAACCATACTTCCATAAGCCAAAGATCCCGTATATAGAACAATTAATATCCACGATGATCCTAAGCCAATCATAAATAGTTCTAAGAAAAAAGAACTTCTATCAAAACAATGGGAATCTTATCCTTTCAAAAACCTAGAATTttgctccttccaaatacaccacatggGACAAAGAGGGATGGCATTCCAAATGTCCCCATTTTGGTGGCCCGTAAAACCTGTTCTCCAACAAGATAGGAGAACCTTCTCCAAGGCATGACTTAAGAAATTCCAATAAGGAGACCATAGACCAAAAATCTCATTTGACAACACAAATGATCGAGAAGATTTTTTACTGTCATCCTTTttgcacatacaacaccaatccacattgatgttcattttttaaggtTGTCCATGGTGAGAATTATACCGAAATTGGTGTCTAtccaaagaaagcaagcttTTTAGGGATTTTAGTCTTCTGAATTGCTCTACAAGGAAAACCCTGCTTGTGGTCTTTATGTAAAGTCCTGTGGAAAGACTTTACATCAACTGTGGTTTTAGGCAATACCTGATATATCTTATACGAGCCTCTCCTTGAAATATGAGCTAAACTAATAGTgtcaaataaatattcaatggTTTCAAGCTCCCAATCATTAAAGGCCCTAATGGAGGTAGGACATCAGTGAACTGTATCATTTAGCCTATACATATGTTGAGCAACAATGGTTTGTTCATTAACTGCCAAAATCTGTAGGTCAGGAAAAGATATTTTTAAGCGGTTCGTCCCCGCATCACACATTATGCCAAAACCAAATGAAACTACAATTTCCAACAATGAATTTCACATGAAATTTTAATGGAGACATCTACTTTCTGAGGAAGGACCTTGCGCAGAGATGAGAGAATAAAGGGAGGTAGCTCCATCCCTTTAAAAGCCACTTCTGAGTTTTATTTGGAGAGAACTAATTTGTCTTTGGTTCTGTAAAGTCACTATCATTGCTAGGAAAGT
This genomic stretch from Castanea sativa cultivar Marrone di Chiusa Pesio chromosome 1, ASM4071231v1 harbors:
- the LOC142610289 gene encoding uncharacterized protein LOC142610289, which gives rise to MEGGVRESSVIPDSVMDSVNRTLANVEDVQTHLLNFLSLYDPHVLSQMPPLQRAQTLLTLAKATTTLYTLRLRCTGVHPDDHPVKSELERLSLYEDKLERLIDLSKAPLRPSATLNSQAATRFIEHALPDLTSEQKQSMRSISRGEGPTIKYLERSVQKKRKYQSSEKQSVQTAAKEFLEKAARELLGDNKGGLVGPLQAEALDDDDMPVS